A genome region from Diorhabda carinulata isolate Delta chromosome 2, icDioCari1.1, whole genome shotgun sequence includes the following:
- the LOC130903504 gene encoding uncharacterized protein LOC130903504 — MDKCNNPSSSNKDDNSKKYKFYRKPSIKKKGPEVKQTKTSLARLFKANPLLKYGNSAKHEPSRTKELKLEPINLDAPKISKNNISGNGPYLKSKIINFDKHRLSSSDFITPILSSTLIEPDVDRDVFIECPQPPLRGRPKCNSSKEEQWNNNKPINKKNERKTLSSQYLNKKKREFAEKHKQGNICIDFRVKSLRRSSSVDSFKKKGCSRIEEEDILTETKSMENICQREVPDEIKRTSHVLTSIALEELENRPEKPLIKQTAGPSNGELYDEENKENIEVSILESDSYEDLKIHKARI; from the exons atggataaatGCAACAATCCCAGCTCCAGTAATAAAGATGACAATTCAAAGAAATACAAGTTCTATAGAAAACCGTCAATTAAGAAAAAAGGACCGGAGGTTAAGCAAACGAAAACAAGTTTAGCACGGCTGTTCAAAGCTAATCcattattaaaatatggaaacagtgcAAAACATGAACCATCACGAACGAAAGAGTTAAAATTAGAACCTATTAATCTAGATGcaccaaaaatttcaaaaaataatatatccgGAAATGGACCCtatttaaaatcgaaaattataaattttgataaacacaGACTTTCTAGCAGTGATTTTATAACACCCATATTATCTTCAACATTAATTGAACCAGATGTGGATAGAGATGTATTTATTGAATGTCCTCAACCACCATTAAGAGGTAGACCTAAATGTAATAGCAGCAAAGAAGAACAGTGGAATAATAATAAgcctataaataaaaaaaatgaaagaaaaactttgtcaagtcaatatttgaataaaaagaaaagagaatTTGCAGAAAAACACAAACAgggaaatatttgtattgattttaGAGTTAAATCCTTAAGAAGGTCATCATCAGTTgacagttttaaaaaaaaag gGTGTTCTAGAATTGAAGAAGAAGACATTTTAACTGAAACAAAgtcaatggaaaatatttgtcaacgAGAAGTACCTGATGAGATTAAACGAACGAg TCATGTTTTAACCAGCATTGCATTGGAAGAACTTGAAAATCGACCAGAAAAACCCTTGATAAAGCAAACGGCTGGCCCAAGTAACGGAGAACTCTATGATGAAGAGaataaagaaaacattgaaGTTTCTATTCTTGAATCAGATAGTTATGaagatttaaaaatacataaggCGAGGATTTGA